One region of Planctomycetaceae bacterium genomic DNA includes:
- a CDS encoding cupin domain-containing protein — translation MPFISLDEINVIEPVPGCRMRTPFGENLMLSYLEMDDGAEIPLHNHPHEQGGILLKGRMQLTIGDETRTVEAGSLYLIPPNVPHRAVAVDGPAVVLDVFTPVREDYAELVNRYIPDRGDG, via the coding sequence ATGCCCTTCATCAGTCTCGACGAGATCAACGTGATCGAACCCGTGCCCGGTTGTCGCATGAGGACGCCGTTTGGCGAAAACCTCATGCTGTCGTATCTCGAAATGGACGATGGAGCGGAAATTCCGCTGCACAATCATCCGCACGAACAGGGTGGCATTCTGCTAAAGGGAAGAATGCAGCTGACTATCGGCGACGAAACTCGAACAGTCGAAGCCGGTTCGCTGTATCTGATTCCTCCCAACGTTCCGCATCGCGCGGTTGCGGTGGACGGTCCGGCCGTGGTGCTGGACGTGTTCACTCCCGTTCGCGAAGACTACGCGGAACTCGTGAACAGATACATCCCGGACCGCGGCGACGGCTGA
- a CDS encoding alpha/beta hydrolase-fold protein, with protein MRPLLPAFIILLAVTTTPASAFAQEATRPARRDPQPQVRYPLGPDSLPQDGVPKGTLEGPFLFRSDIIANTVRRYWVYVPAQYRPNDAACVLVFQDGARAINPEGVLRVPQVLENLIARKQIPVTIGIFVTPGQRGDEFPDSIGTGNPDNRDREYDVLTDDYARMLIDELLPEVGKKYNLTKDPAGRAIGGASSGGICAFTVAWERPDQFRNVISLIGSFTNIHGGHVYPDLVMEADRKAIRIFLQDGVNDLRNPGDPNRDWHIQNQKMVAALKEQSYDMAHVFGEGGHSDDHGGAMLPQMLRWIWRDYPGVEPSAADPVAEAAAIRPETTELFPGFDPAASVDPTGEYTWTARRGNNAVVTTISLQRTGGQLSGTYTSQRGDDPPETSDLIDPVMEGNKLTFDAKSSFRNRDFVSTYQGIVTPSGIAGWRMMDFGGQARDSSWTAERVSTFGLLKPTSNPDSWQFELTENGQGSMEADGDAIVFHTTALSEENWHVQAYQAGIDLKDGATYELTFSAKSPDNSAVLAMGIINEADWHGIGLNQEENLTREFREYSITFTASDVVEKNNRIGFVLGLAKGTVFVRNMSLTEKRR; from the coding sequence ATGAGACCTCTGCTTCCTGCGTTCATCATCCTGCTGGCTGTGACGACCACGCCGGCGTCGGCATTCGCGCAGGAAGCAACACGTCCCGCGCGGCGAGATCCGCAGCCTCAGGTGCGGTATCCGCTCGGACCGGATTCGCTGCCTCAGGATGGAGTTCCAAAAGGAACGCTGGAAGGTCCGTTTCTGTTCCGCAGCGACATCATCGCGAACACCGTTCGCAGGTATTGGGTCTACGTTCCCGCTCAGTACCGGCCGAATGACGCTGCCTGCGTTCTGGTGTTTCAGGACGGCGCACGAGCAATCAATCCCGAGGGAGTTCTGCGGGTTCCTCAGGTTCTGGAAAACCTGATCGCCAGGAAGCAGATTCCGGTCACGATCGGCATCTTCGTGACTCCTGGCCAGCGGGGCGATGAGTTTCCCGACAGCATCGGCACCGGCAATCCCGACAACCGCGACCGTGAATACGACGTTCTGACCGACGACTACGCGCGCATGCTGATTGACGAACTGCTGCCGGAAGTCGGAAAGAAATACAACCTGACCAAAGATCCGGCCGGCCGCGCCATTGGGGGAGCCAGCAGCGGAGGCATCTGCGCGTTCACCGTGGCGTGGGAACGACCCGATCAGTTCCGCAACGTCATCAGCCTGATCGGAAGCTTCACCAACATTCACGGCGGCCACGTCTACCCGGATCTTGTGATGGAAGCCGACAGGAAAGCCATTCGCATCTTTCTGCAGGACGGCGTCAACGATCTGCGAAATCCGGGCGATCCGAACCGGGACTGGCATATTCAAAACCAAAAGATGGTCGCCGCTCTGAAGGAACAGAGCTACGACATGGCTCACGTGTTCGGCGAAGGCGGGCATTCCGACGATCACGGAGGAGCCATGCTGCCGCAGATGCTGCGCTGGATCTGGCGCGACTATCCCGGCGTCGAACCGTCGGCCGCCGACCCTGTGGCCGAAGCGGCCGCCATTCGGCCGGAAACCACAGAACTGTTTCCCGGATTCGACCCGGCAGCCAGCGTCGATCCGACCGGCGAATACACCTGGACCGCGCGCCGCGGAAACAATGCCGTTGTCACCACGATCTCGCTGCAGCGCACCGGCGGCCAGCTCAGCGGAACCTACACGTCTCAGCGCGGCGATGATCCGCCGGAAACCAGCGACCTGATCGATCCGGTCATGGAAGGCAACAAGCTGACCTTCGACGCGAAAAGCAGTTTCCGAAACCGTGACTTCGTTTCGACGTACCAGGGAATCGTGACGCCGTCCGGAATCGCCGGCTGGCGGATGATGGACTTCGGCGGCCAGGCCCGCGATTCCTCCTGGACCGCCGAACGCGTCAGCACATTCGGACTGCTGAAGCCCACCAGCAATCCGGATTCCTGGCAATTCGAACTGACCGAAAACGGCCAGGGTTCGATGGAAGCCGACGGCGATGCGATCGTGTTTCACACAACGGCACTGTCGGAGGAAAACTGGCACGTGCAGGCATACCAAGCCGGCATCGACCTGAAAGACGGCGCGACTTATGAACTGACGTTTTCCGCGAAGTCGCCGGATAACTCTGCGGTGCTTGCGATGGGGATTATCAACGAAGCCGACTGGCACGGCATCGGCCTGAATCAGGAAGAGAACCTCACCCGCGAGTTCCGCGAGTACTCCATCACCTTCACAGCCAGCGACGTCGTCGAGAAAAACAACCGCATCGGCTTCGTGCTCGGCCTGGCCAAGGGAACCGTGTTTGTCCGGAACATGTCGCTGACCGAAAAGCGACGGTAG
- a CDS encoding CARDB domain-containing protein — MRKFLGSLAGVRPKSRRFSGRRTSIRSDIDCLESRLLLAADLVPTQLQSVAAATPGQTIDIQWAVRNSGADAAGAFGVEFYLSTDLVAGGPDDAVLGSDTVAGLAATSGTTGTRTISVTLPDAQDPFWSGDKQYFLLIWADAFSVIDEANEDNNTLDATVNVTGTGNATGDLTGTLTVPATGAAGGSINADWTVTFAGTGNEGPFDVEFLVSLDDKLDASDVSLGIQRVNTIGAGATVSRTTSLPLPASGNSFWTGNTTYFILMNVDSQLVVPESDETNNLASDSLSVTNTGNSFADLTGVLMLPTSPVDAGTDLSFTWEVSNDGVARSVATNVEFFLTGSPFSGPGDTPFRTRSVPALNAGASNGVKTEVYTLPPSDSPIWDQPTEGTYYIVMFIDRADAVPESDPGDANNEVAAPLMVNVNSGPLPDLQPQSFTPPASGVAGTTITASWEVINTGQGAAGAFGTMFYLSDEQGITPMSVLLTTANTTSLAGNNTKTGVRSTGLPLPAGGDPIWSKGDGTYYLVMAVDDFGAVTESNEFNNTSAIIPITITNTDGTGTTPTLDIDLSGGTLDIFTDGILIARHMVGFTGANLVRNAVAAGASRPAAADISAFLNGPGAVMLDVDGNGTHDVFTDGILIARYMVGFTGTPLIRNAVGSGATRTTAAAILAFLNTYNPPATIVAPSQPAAAFSAPAAPSSGATLFSSDAAPSVTLVSAGGSDVGGGSPSSRVDQPSGEFSGNTMIPGPVVPTVSDDLFGSPLLDSAFSDFDDLLAAR, encoded by the coding sequence ATGAGGAAGTTTCTGGGGTCTCTTGCCGGTGTTCGTCCGAAATCGCGTCGCTTTTCCGGTCGACGTACTTCCATTCGAAGTGACATTGATTGTCTGGAATCCCGGCTGCTGCTGGCGGCGGATCTTGTGCCCACACAGCTTCAGTCGGTCGCTGCGGCGACACCCGGTCAGACGATCGACATTCAATGGGCGGTCCGAAACTCAGGAGCCGACGCGGCGGGAGCATTCGGCGTCGAGTTCTATCTCAGCACTGACCTGGTGGCGGGAGGGCCGGACGACGCGGTACTTGGTTCCGACACCGTTGCCGGGCTGGCGGCCACAAGCGGAACGACCGGAACCCGGACGATCTCCGTAACTTTGCCGGACGCCCAGGATCCCTTCTGGAGCGGCGATAAGCAGTATTTTCTGCTGATCTGGGCGGACGCATTCAGTGTCATCGACGAAGCGAATGAAGACAACAACACGCTCGACGCCACTGTCAACGTGACGGGTACCGGGAACGCCACGGGCGATCTGACCGGCACGCTGACAGTGCCGGCAACGGGAGCCGCGGGCGGATCCATTAACGCCGACTGGACGGTCACATTCGCCGGCACGGGAAACGAAGGCCCGTTCGACGTTGAGTTTCTGGTGAGCCTGGACGACAAGCTGGATGCCAGCGACGTGTCTCTGGGAATTCAGCGCGTAAACACAATTGGCGCCGGTGCGACTGTCAGTCGCACGACATCGCTGCCGCTGCCAGCTTCGGGGAACTCGTTCTGGACCGGGAATACCACCTACTTCATTCTGATGAACGTCGATTCTCAACTGGTGGTTCCGGAATCCGATGAGACGAACAATCTGGCGTCGGATTCGCTGTCGGTGACGAACACCGGCAATTCGTTCGCGGATCTGACGGGAGTTCTGATGCTTCCGACCAGCCCCGTCGACGCCGGTACGGACCTGAGTTTCACCTGGGAAGTCAGCAATGACGGCGTCGCGCGTTCGGTTGCCACGAATGTCGAGTTCTTCCTGACCGGCAGCCCGTTTTCCGGTCCGGGAGACACGCCCTTCCGGACGCGCAGTGTTCCCGCGCTGAATGCCGGAGCCTCAAACGGCGTCAAAACAGAAGTCTACACGCTGCCTCCGTCGGACAGTCCGATCTGGGACCAGCCGACCGAAGGGACCTATTACATCGTGATGTTCATCGACCGGGCCGATGCGGTTCCGGAATCCGATCCCGGCGACGCCAATAACGAAGTCGCCGCACCGCTGATGGTGAACGTCAATTCCGGACCATTGCCGGACCTGCAGCCGCAGAGTTTCACGCCTCCGGCGTCGGGAGTCGCCGGCACGACAATCACCGCGTCATGGGAAGTTATCAACACCGGGCAGGGAGCCGCAGGAGCGTTCGGCACAATGTTCTACCTCAGCGACGAGCAGGGCATCACGCCCATGTCCGTGCTGCTGACAACGGCCAACACAACATCGCTGGCGGGCAATAACACAAAGACGGGAGTTCGTTCCACCGGCCTTCCGCTGCCGGCCGGAGGAGATCCCATCTGGTCGAAGGGTGACGGCACCTATTACCTGGTCATGGCCGTGGATGACTTCGGCGCGGTGACGGAAAGCAACGAATTCAATAACACGTCCGCCATCATTCCGATCACGATTACAAACACCGACGGAACCGGCACGACGCCGACTCTGGACATCGATCTCAGCGGCGGCACCCTGGACATTTTCACCGACGGAATTCTGATTGCCCGTCATATGGTTGGATTCACCGGGGCGAATCTTGTCCGGAATGCCGTCGCCGCCGGCGCTTCCCGACCGGCGGCCGCCGATATTTCCGCGTTTTTGAACGGTCCCGGAGCCGTGATGCTGGACGTGGATGGCAACGGGACTCACGACGTCTTCACCGACGGAATTCTGATCGCCCGCTATATGGTCGGCTTTACCGGAACACCGCTGATTCGGAACGCCGTCGGTTCCGGCGCGACTCGAACAACCGCAGCGGCGATCCTGGCTTTCCTGAACACCTACAATCCGCCCGCAACCATCGTGGCACCGTCGCAGCCAGCCGCCGCGTTTTCCGCGCCGGCAGCACCGTCCTCGGGAGCCACCTTGTTTTCCAGCGATGCCGCTCCGTCGGTGACGCTGGTTTCTGCGGGCGGAAGTGACGTCGGCGGCGGCTCGCCTTCGTCACGTGTCGATCAGCCATCCGGCGAGTTCAGCGGCAACACCATGATTCCGGGACCGGTTGTTCCGACCGTCAGCGACGACCTGTTTGGCTCGCCACTGCTGGATTCGGCGTTCTCTGACTTCGACGACCTGCTGGCGGCCAGATAA